From a region of the Candidatus Brocadia sp. genome:
- a CDS encoding AarF/UbiB family protein, whose amino-acid sequence MQLRKIGQKIRDIRRFNQILRILTKHGFGFVIQQLHLEDHIIGRGIIKTRILRRFTEPLESRAVRLRKVLEELGPTFIKFGQILSVRPDLIPLDLCNEMSKLQDRVPPFGYEGVRKQIRESFGKNPEELFASFDPEPLAAASLGQVHRAQLGTGESVVVKVQRPDIRKMIETDVDILYTLAQLASRYMQDIKFFNPVGIVNEFSRVITKEIDFTCEAHNIDRFRKNFKDCATVCIPAVFWDYTRSKVITTEEIKGVRLNDYLNQPHTAEEKKAVAANGANAVLQQIFVDGFFHADPHPGNIFILPDNAAAFIDFGMVGRLDEDTKDVIISLLIAVSMKNINGILKALERLGTFVEEDTLQDFKNDITDFLERYYDIPLRQIDLSVVLPQTIDLMTRHKLKIPPQFHILIKTLATIDGVARQLDPDFNTIAHTRPFVERLVQERYDPKRIIREVTSYSSELLDILRIIPRDTYEIVKKIKRGKLKIEFEHQGLSKFISEMDKSSNRISFSLVISALIIGSSLIIMTNRGPLVYGFPVLGILGFVFAGFLGLGLAIGVLKSGRL is encoded by the coding sequence ATGCAACTCAGGAAAATAGGACAAAAGATTCGGGACATACGCCGTTTCAATCAGATCCTCAGAATATTGACCAAGCACGGGTTTGGGTTTGTTATCCAACAGCTTCATCTGGAAGACCATATCATTGGAAGGGGCATTATCAAAACGCGGATATTGCGCCGTTTTACCGAGCCCCTGGAGTCTCGTGCCGTCCGGCTCAGGAAGGTATTGGAGGAACTCGGCCCCACCTTTATTAAATTTGGCCAGATCCTCAGCGTTCGGCCGGACCTGATTCCTTTAGACCTCTGCAATGAAATGAGCAAGCTCCAGGACCGTGTTCCTCCCTTTGGTTACGAAGGCGTCCGGAAGCAGATCAGGGAATCCTTCGGAAAAAATCCGGAAGAATTATTCGCTTCCTTTGATCCGGAGCCCCTGGCGGCTGCTTCCCTCGGGCAGGTGCATCGGGCGCAACTCGGGACGGGAGAGAGCGTCGTGGTAAAGGTGCAACGTCCCGATATCCGTAAAATGATTGAAACAGACGTCGATATCCTTTACACCCTTGCCCAGTTGGCGAGCCGATATATGCAGGATATCAAATTTTTTAATCCCGTCGGCATCGTTAACGAATTTTCCAGGGTGATAACAAAAGAGATTGATTTTACCTGTGAGGCGCATAATATTGATCGGTTCCGCAAGAACTTTAAGGATTGTGCAACGGTTTGTATTCCTGCCGTCTTTTGGGACTATACCAGATCAAAGGTCATTACGACGGAGGAAATCAAGGGTGTCCGTCTGAACGACTACTTAAACCAGCCACACACTGCTGAAGAAAAGAAGGCCGTCGCTGCCAACGGCGCCAATGCCGTTCTGCAGCAAATATTCGTCGACGGCTTCTTTCATGCAGATCCGCATCCGGGAAACATCTTCATCCTGCCCGATAATGCGGCCGCCTTCATCGATTTTGGCATGGTAGGCAGGCTTGACGAAGACACGAAGGACGTTATTATAAGCCTCCTGATTGCCGTATCGATGAAAAATATCAATGGTATCCTGAAGGCGTTGGAAAGACTGGGCACCTTTGTTGAGGAGGACACCTTGCAGGATTTCAAGAATGATATTACTGATTTTTTGGAAAGGTACTACGATATTCCCTTGAGGCAGATTGATCTGTCTGTCGTACTTCCGCAAACCATTGATCTCATGACGCGGCACAAATTAAAGATACCGCCGCAATTCCACATCTTAATCAAGACGCTCGCAACGATAGACGGCGTTGCCAGGCAGTTAGACCCGGACTTTAATACCATAGCGCACACCAGACCCTTTGTAGAGAGGCTGGTGCAGGAGCGATACGATCCGAAGCGCATCATCAGGGAGGTGACATCGTATTCGTCAGAACTCCTGGATATCCTGAGAATAATTCCGCGGGATACTTATGAAATCGTAAAAAAGATCAAAAGAGGGAAGCTCAAAATCGAATTTGAGCATCAGGGTCTCTCAAAATTTATTTCTGAAATGGACAAATCCAGCAACCGGATTTCGTTTAGCCTCGTCATATCCGCACTGATTATCGGGTCGTCGCTTATCATTATGACCAATCGCGGTCCCCTCGTATACGGTTTTCCGGTGCTGGGCATCCTGGGATTTGTCTTCGCAGGTTTTCTTGGACTGGGGCTTGCAATAGGGGTCTTGAAATCCGGCCGTCTGTAA